A section of the Methanococcus vannielii SB genome encodes:
- the glmS gene encoding glutamine--fructose-6-phosphate transaminase (isomerizing) has product MCGIIGYIGNKKASNVILNGLKRLEYRGYDSCGIASIFNDIEVRKNVGKVLEVSEKENFPEMNGNIGIGHSRWATHGKITKDNSHPHFDCTKEICIAHNGIISNYKELKETLIQNGHIFTSETDTEVIPHIIEEELKKFNELNEENYILGIQNAIKRLKGTYALLILHKKFPDMLVGIRNESPLILGISKEECFIGSDISAFLDYTKTAIPLNDMDIAVFNKKGGKNIDLKLLNNGKIVKRDVLKLDWDIESAEKGGFEHFMLKEIMEEPEILKNSIEISKGEIEELSKAVNNCDKIYITAMGTSLHAGMVFEYWFSKLGKLVIPIDSSEFLIKGIVDEKTLVIGITQSGETYDTIKALKYAKEKGAKTATIVNVLGSTATREADITIMMGSGIEIAVCATKTFMSQLVILYRLFIEYGKNIGIDMSSYEKELLNIPKYISKVLNERENIKELSKNLNAKNYLFVSKGINLPNALEGALKFKEITYLHAEGMSSSFLKHGTISLIDENMDTVALLPPTNSELFSSVTSNIEEIMARKGKVISISPIKNDELTIKVPDVLEEISPFIYAPVCQLLAYYKAVELKRDVDKPRGLAKSVTVE; this is encoded by the coding sequence ATGTGCGGAATAATCGGTTATATCGGGAATAAAAAAGCTTCAAATGTAATTTTAAATGGTTTAAAAAGGTTAGAATATAGGGGATACGATAGCTGCGGTATTGCTTCAATTTTTAACGATATAGAAGTTAGAAAAAATGTTGGAAAGGTACTTGAGGTTTCAGAAAAAGAAAATTTCCCTGAAATGAACGGTAATATTGGAATAGGCCATAGTAGATGGGCAACACATGGGAAAATTACAAAAGATAATTCTCACCCTCACTTTGACTGTACTAAAGAAATCTGTATTGCACATAATGGAATTATTTCAAATTATAAAGAATTAAAAGAAACATTGATACAAAATGGCCATATTTTTACGTCAGAAACTGATACTGAAGTTATTCCACACATAATAGAAGAAGAATTAAAAAAATTTAACGAATTAAATGAAGAAAATTACATTTTAGGAATTCAAAATGCAATTAAGAGATTAAAAGGAACTTACGCTCTATTAATCCTCCATAAAAAATTTCCAGATATGCTTGTTGGAATTAGGAATGAAAGTCCGCTTATTTTAGGAATCTCAAAAGAAGAATGTTTTATTGGAAGCGATATTTCTGCATTTTTAGACTATACTAAAACCGCAATTCCGTTAAATGACATGGATATTGCAGTATTTAATAAAAAAGGAGGGAAGAATATCGATTTAAAATTATTAAATAACGGAAAAATTGTAAAAAGAGATGTTTTAAAGCTTGATTGGGATATTGAAAGTGCGGAAAAAGGCGGTTTTGAACACTTCATGTTAAAAGAAATAATGGAAGAACCTGAAATTTTAAAAAATTCAATTGAAATTTCAAAAGGAGAAATTGAAGAACTTTCAAAGGCAGTTAATAATTGTGACAAAATTTACATCACTGCAATGGGAACGTCACTCCATGCGGGAATGGTCTTTGAATACTGGTTTTCAAAACTTGGAAAGTTAGTAATTCCTATTGATTCATCAGAATTTTTAATAAAAGGAATTGTTGATGAAAAAACACTTGTAATTGGAATAACACAAAGTGGGGAAACATACGATACTATAAAAGCGTTGAAATATGCGAAAGAAAAAGGTGCAAAAACTGCCACAATTGTAAACGTTCTTGGAAGTACTGCAACTAGAGAAGCAGACATAACTATAATGATGGGTTCAGGAATAGAAATTGCAGTCTGCGCTACAAAAACATTCATGTCCCAGTTAGTGATATTATACCGGTTATTTATCGAGTATGGAAAAAACATTGGAATAGACATGTCTAGTTATGAAAAAGAACTTTTAAATATTCCAAAATATATTTCTAAAGTTTTAAATGAACGTGAAAATATAAAAGAGCTTTCAAAAAATTTAAACGCTAAAAATTACCTGTTTGTATCAAAAGGAATAAATCTTCCAAATGCCCTTGAAGGTGCTTTAAAATTTAAAGAAATTACCTATTTACATGCAGAAGGAATGAGCAGTAGTTTTTTAAAACACGGAACGATTTCTTTAATAGATGAGAATATGGATACAGTTGCACTACTTCCTCCAACAAATTCAGAACTTTTTAGTTCCGTTACATCAAATATTGAGGAAATAATGGCAAGAAAAGGAAAGGTAATTTCAATATCCCCAATAAAAAATGACGAATTAACGATAAAAGTTCCAGATGTACTTGAAGAGATAAGTCCTTTTATTTATGCACCTGTTTGTCAGCTTTTAGCATACTATAAAGCTGTTGAATTAAAAAGAGATGTAGATAAGCCTAGAGGGCTTGCAAAAAGTGTTACAGTTGAGTAA
- a CDS encoding metallophosphoesterase family protein: MRIIGLTDIHGRIINFDKLLRYKPDAILISGDFTKHSFVKNNQENNQDDFFKKNLKLLEFLKNLNNSVKIFLIPGNWDDKETIEKMNEFNLNIDEKILKIDDLFLIGIGGSNITPINSPNEYSEEEIYLKFLNAIKGFEQNIKNKFILLTHAPPKNTMADRSFEGHVGSLSIRKIIEEFKPVLCVCGHIHESRCIDKLGKSLIVNPSSIGFFIYDTKSKNLEIYDL, encoded by the coding sequence ATGAGAATAATTGGATTAACTGATATACATGGCCGTATAATTAATTTTGACAAGCTTTTAAGATATAAACCTGACGCTATTTTAATTTCAGGGGATTTTACAAAGCACAGCTTTGTTAAAAACAATCAAGAAAACAATCAAGACGATTTTTTTAAAAAAAATTTAAAATTACTTGAATTTTTAAAAAATTTAAATAATTCAGTGAAAATTTTTTTAATTCCCGGAAACTGGGATGATAAAGAAACAATTGAAAAAATGAACGAGTTTAATTTAAATATTGACGAAAAAATATTAAAAATTGACGATTTATTTTTAATTGGAATTGGTGGCTCAAACATAACTCCAATAAATAGTCCAAATGAATACAGCGAAGAAGAAATTTATTTAAAATTCTTAAATGCGATAAAAGGCTTTGAACAAAACATCAAAAATAAATTTATACTTCTAACCCATGCCCCCCCAAAAAATACAATGGCAGACCGCTCTTTTGAAGGTCATGTTGGAAGTTTAAGCATTAGGAAAATAATTGAAGAATTTAAACCTGTTTTATGCGTATGCGGACACATTCATGAAAGTAGGTGTATAGATAAACTTGGAAAATCTTTAATAGTAAATCCATCATCTATTGGCTTTTTTATATATGACACAAAGTCTAAAAATCTAGAAATATACGACTTATAA
- a CDS encoding UPF0179 family protein yields MKKITLIGSELAKTGNEFIYLGHLNECESCRFKRICHNNLDVGARYKIVSVRSANHPCTVHENGVKVVEVAPAEFTILIESKKALEGVTLTHANVLCDKVCCKNYLSCHPEGISGKYKVSSIFSEKIDCQKGHSLKKVSIISLDESNK; encoded by the coding sequence ATGAAGAAAATAACTTTAATTGGTAGCGAGCTTGCAAAAACTGGAAATGAATTTATTTATCTTGGTCATTTGAATGAATGCGAGTCATGCAGATTTAAAAGGATATGCCACAATAATTTAGACGTTGGGGCAAGGTATAAAATTGTAAGTGTTAGGTCGGCAAATCACCCCTGTACTGTTCATGAAAACGGCGTAAAAGTGGTTGAAGTAGCCCCTGCAGAATTTACAATACTAATTGAATCTAAAAAAGCACTCGAAGGAGTAACTTTGACACACGCCAATGTTTTATGTGATAAAGTGTGCTGTAAAAATTACCTTTCGTGCCATCCTGAGGGAATTTCTGGGAAATACAAGGTTTCTTCAATATTTTCTGAAAAAATAGACTGCCAAAAAGGACACTCCCTTAAAAAAGTTTCAATAATTTCTTTGGATGAGTCCAATAAATAG
- a CDS encoding class III signal peptide-containing protein, giving the protein MKFLEKLFSNKGQVSMEIGILVAAAVAVAAIAAYYYARSVKDSSEKVLESTNSTTKALSDAIADATKALTNATK; this is encoded by the coding sequence ATGAAATTTTTAGAAAAACTTTTTTCAAATAAAGGTCAGGTTTCAATGGAAATCGGTATCTTAGTTGCAGCAGCAGTAGCAGTTGCAGCAATTGCAGCATATTACTATGCAAGAAGTGTTAAAGATTCAAGTGAAAAAGTACTTGAAAGTACAAATTCAACTACAAAAGCATTATCTGATGCAATAGCAGATGCTACAAAAGCCCTTACAAACGCTACTAAATAA
- a CDS encoding TIM barrel protein, with protein sequence MLYFGTAGIPINAKTTEDSFSYLKNINLDAMELEFVRSVNLTENKANDLKNKAGIILSVHAPYYVNLNAKEPEKIVSSIKRIVDSSKILNIFNNKNPENKNVVFHPGYYLKENPDKVYEKIKLNMLKIIEILIENKFNVKLRPETTGKTTQFGSLDELIKLSTEINVLPCIDFSHVFARSFGKINDYNSFYSILLKLEENLGKLGIKDMHIHISGIEFGNGGEKNHLPIESSNFNYVDVLRALKDFDASGTVICESPKLEYDCLILKKIYEEL encoded by the coding sequence ATGCTATACTTTGGAACCGCAGGAATACCGATAAATGCAAAAACTACTGAAGATTCATTTAGCTATTTAAAAAATATCAATCTTGATGCAATGGAACTTGAATTTGTAAGAAGTGTAAATCTAACCGAAAATAAAGCTAATGATTTAAAAAATAAGGCAGGCATAATATTAAGTGTTCATGCCCCGTATTATGTAAATTTAAATGCAAAAGAACCTGAAAAAATAGTTTCGAGTATTAAAAGAATCGTTGATTCGTCAAAAATTCTAAATATTTTTAATAATAAAAATCCTGAAAATAAAAATGTGGTTTTTCATCCAGGATATTATTTAAAAGAAAATCCAGACAAAGTTTATGAAAAAATAAAATTAAATATGTTAAAAATTATTGAAATACTGATTGAAAATAAATTTAACGTAAAACTAAGGCCTGAAACTACTGGAAAAACTACGCAGTTTGGAAGTTTAGATGAATTGATAAAACTTTCAACTGAAATTAACGTACTACCTTGCATTGATTTTTCACACGTTTTTGCAAGAAGTTTTGGAAAAATTAACGATTACAATTCATTTTACAGCATACTTTTAAAATTAGAAGAAAATTTAGGTAAATTGGGAATTAAAGATATGCATATCCATATTTCGGGAATTGAATTTGGAAACGGCGGTGAAAAAAATCATTTGCCAATAGAAAGCTCTAATTTTAATTATGTAGATGTTTTAAGAGCGTTAAAGGATTTTGATGCATCTGGAACTGTAATTTGTGAAAGTCCAAAGCTAGAATACGACTGTCTTATTTTAAAAAAGATTTATGAAGAACTTTAG
- the recJ gene encoding single-stranded-DNA-specific exonuclease RecJ produces MEYLSNLKKAVKTLRKNRDKSILVCTHIDTDGLNSRIILEKVLERLNISAEFLFLRQIDYETIDEIPFEHDLIIFADLGSGQIDLIKEKLFEIKKNPHIIILDHHIVSNEKIPENIINVNPHNDGIDGGKEICGAGVSYLFAKVCNPRFTDLAKYAVLGAVGDVQNLEGNLIGLNKDVILKDAVEFGDIIISPDLQFYGKHTRPLFTSIKYFTDVRTDLTDNDSRIINFINMVNKKHGTNILPKNYLCELTFHEKKIIGTEFLHKCSRYLPITWRIHLPKVIFGESYELKSEEFKTSLKNLEEFSTCINGCSRYDEYSVPLEVLKGDRDKNYDKMLKMLKKHKKNLASAMDFLKNDVEIIQKDKFQYFEVDKNAIKGNIVGIVAGMSYSIEKVDWTKPIFAVSEMNNGYKVSARCPKLLSFAEDINLASAISYASKKVGGSGGGHKFACGAHIPKTRDFVKYLEEKL; encoded by the coding sequence ATGGAATATTTGTCTAATTTAAAAAAAGCAGTCAAAACGCTTAGAAAAAATCGTGATAAGAGTATATTGGTCTGTACCCATATCGATACTGATGGACTAAATTCAAGAATTATCTTGGAAAAAGTTCTTGAAAGATTGAATATCAGTGCAGAATTTCTTTTTTTAAGGCAAATTGACTACGAAACAATAGACGAAATCCCATTTGAACACGATTTAATAATTTTTGCAGATTTGGGAAGCGGACAAATTGATTTAATAAAAGAAAAACTATTTGAAATTAAAAAAAATCCTCACATTATAATTTTAGACCATCACATAGTTTCAAATGAAAAAATTCCTGAAAATATAATAAATGTAAATCCCCATAATGATGGAATTGATGGGGGGAAAGAAATATGTGGCGCAGGCGTATCTTACTTATTTGCAAAAGTATGTAATCCTAGATTTACTGATTTAGCAAAATATGCAGTTTTGGGTGCTGTTGGTGACGTTCAAAACCTTGAAGGTAACCTTATAGGGTTAAATAAGGATGTAATTTTAAAAGATGCAGTAGAATTTGGAGATATTATAATATCACCAGATTTACAGTTTTATGGAAAACACACAAGGCCTTTATTTACTTCAATTAAATATTTTACAGATGTTAGAACAGATTTAACAGATAACGATTCAAGAATAATTAATTTTATAAATATGGTAAATAAAAAGCATGGAACGAATATTCTTCCAAAAAATTACTTATGTGAACTAACTTTTCATGAAAAAAAAATAATTGGAACCGAATTTTTACATAAATGCAGTAGATATCTCCCAATAACGTGGAGAATACATCTTCCAAAAGTAATATTTGGAGAAAGCTACGAACTTAAATCTGAAGAATTTAAAACGAGTTTAAAAAACCTTGAAGAGTTTTCAACATGCATAAATGGCTGTTCTAGGTATGATGAATATAGCGTACCCTTAGAAGTTTTAAAAGGAGACAGGGATAAAAATTATGATAAAATGCTAAAAATGCTTAAAAAACACAAAAAAAATCTTGCAAGTGCAATGGATTTTTTGAAAAATGACGTAGAAATAATTCAAAAAGATAAATTCCAGTATTTTGAAGTTGATAAAAATGCGATAAAAGGAAATATTGTTGGAATTGTTGCTGGAATGAGTTATTCAATTGAAAAGGTAGACTGGACAAAACCAATATTTGCAGTTTCTGAAATGAATAATGGCTATAAGGTTTCTGCAAGGTGTCCAAAGCTTTTATCTTTTGCAGAGGACATAAATTTAGCAAGTGCAATAAGCTATGCATCAAAAAAAGTTGGTGGAAGTGGCGGAGGGCATAAATTTGCATGTGGTGCACATATCCCAAAAACCAGAGATTTTGTTAAATACTTAGAAGAAAAACTATAG
- a CDS encoding UbiA family prenyltransferase, translated as MDLKAYFELIRLKNCLTAGFGALISGLIASNFTFGALFPLILAFLVVFFICGFGNSLNDIYDLKIDRINKPFRPIPSKRISLTDAKVFSYSIMIFGLIISLFNIYCFLMAVLNAVVLQKYAKIYKKNKIIGNMLVAYLTGSVFIFGGIAVGNVNVSLYLFSCAMFSMWAREIIKDYEDIEGDLKEKVSSLPIKYGEKSIYISLGLLLIAIGLSFLPYLTGIFGIYYLLMILICNLMFLAGFFNLLNAPSKKQARKTSKNIKLITNFVLIAFIIGSIFK; from the coding sequence ATGGATTTAAAGGCGTACTTTGAACTTATCCGGTTAAAAAATTGTTTAACGGCAGGCTTTGGAGCGTTAATTTCAGGATTAATTGCATCTAACTTTACATTTGGTGCATTATTTCCACTGATTTTGGCATTTTTAGTCGTATTTTTTATATGTGGCTTTGGAAATTCTTTAAATGACATATATGATTTAAAAATAGATCGGATAAATAAGCCGTTTAGGCCCATACCTTCAAAAAGGATTAGTTTAACTGATGCAAAAGTATTTTCATATTCGATAATGATATTCGGGCTTATAATATCTCTTTTTAATATATATTGTTTTTTAATGGCGGTATTAAATGCTGTAGTTTTACAAAAATACGCAAAAATTTATAAAAAAAATAAAATTATCGGAAACATGCTTGTTGCATATCTTACAGGTTCAGTATTTATATTTGGGGGAATTGCGGTAGGAAATGTTAATGTATCCTTATATTTATTTTCATGTGCCATGTTTTCAATGTGGGCAAGAGAAATAATAAAAGACTATGAGGATATAGAAGGTGATTTAAAAGAAAAAGTAAGTTCACTACCAATAAAATACGGTGAAAAGTCAATTTATATTTCTTTAGGGTTACTCCTTATTGCAATAGGTTTAAGCTTTTTACCCTATTTAACAGGAATTTTTGGAATTTATTACCTTTTAATGATTTTAATATGTAATTTAATGTTTTTAGCTGGGTTTTTTAATCTTTTAAACGCACCTTCAAAAAAACAAGCAAGAAAAACTTCAAAAAATATAAAATTGATAACAAACTTTGTTTTGATTGCGTTTATTATCGGCTCGATTTTTAAATAA
- a CDS encoding phosphoadenosine phosphosulfate reductase domain-containing protein, translating to MFDEDTKFASNYELKVLNELTGQNFQKDDVILLEKLSGLDYRKRVYIGNDQIGTLEFDLHDLEWKFVPSPYFYTIAEPKIALKYTKKRLKGKYIKEELLENPEEYNALLKNDFEYVGITIGDFLGVGVRKDDRIKLKDLSRKKELEIEKMPEFLEKNKERMNEMVENSINILEETIEKYKKKGYVINVSFSGGKDSSVCTLLSKEVMPEMDVVFIDTGLEYPETIQYVKDFSKKYDIEIDTVDGDNFWDNLEKEGIPTKDNRWCNSACKLMPLKRYLKKKYGNRKVLTIDGSRKYESFARANLDYERKSGFIDFQTNVFPILDWNSLDIWTYIYSNDILYNPMYDKGFERIGCYLCPSALNSEFLRVEELYPDHFERWVKYLKKYYPKEEVLRGFWRWKELPPKMVELEDELGYNGERKKKIKRITQL from the coding sequence ATGTTTGATGAAGACACGAAATTTGCATCTAATTATGAATTAAAAGTTTTAAATGAATTAACTGGCCAAAATTTTCAAAAAGACGACGTAATTCTTTTAGAAAAACTTTCTGGATTAGACTATCGAAAAAGAGTATACATTGGAAATGATCAAATTGGAACACTTGAATTTGATTTACACGACCTTGAATGGAAATTTGTGCCATCTCCTTATTTTTACACGATAGCTGAACCAAAAATCGCTTTGAAATACACGAAAAAAAGACTTAAAGGAAAATATATAAAAGAAGAACTATTGGAAAACCCTGAGGAGTACAATGCGCTCTTAAAAAATGATTTTGAATATGTGGGCATAACAATCGGTGATTTTTTAGGAGTAGGCGTTAGAAAAGACGACCGTATAAAATTAAAAGACCTTTCAAGGAAAAAGGAACTTGAAATTGAAAAAATGCCTGAATTTTTAGAAAAAAATAAGGAAAGAATGAATGAAATGGTTGAAAATTCAATAAACATACTTGAAGAAACAATTGAAAAATATAAAAAGAAAGGATACGTAATAAACGTTTCATTTAGTGGCGGAAAAGATAGTTCAGTATGTACTTTACTTTCAAAAGAAGTAATGCCTGAAATGGACGTTGTATTTATTGATACTGGATTAGAATATCCTGAAACAATTCAATACGTTAAGGATTTTTCAAAAAAATACGATATTGAAATTGACACCGTTGATGGAGACAATTTTTGGGATAATCTTGAAAAAGAGGGAATTCCAACAAAAGATAACCGATGGTGCAACAGTGCCTGTAAATTAATGCCTTTAAAAAGGTATTTGAAAAAAAAGTATGGGAATAGAAAAGTTCTTACGATTGATGGTTCAAGAAAATACGAAAGTTTTGCACGTGCAAACTTGGATTACGAACGAAAAAGTGGATTTATCGATTTTCAGACTAACGTATTTCCAATACTTGACTGGAACTCTTTAGATATTTGGACATACATTTATTCAAATGATATTTTATATAATCCGATGTACGATAAAGGTTTTGAAAGAATAGGGTGTTATTTATGCCCGTCTGCATTAAACAGCGAATTTTTAAGGGTAGAAGAACTATATCCTGACCATTTTGAAAGATGGGTTAAATATCTGAAAAAATATTATCCAAAAGAAGAAGTTTTAAGAGGATTTTGGCGATGGAAAGAACTTCCTCCAAAAATGGTAGAACTTGAAGATGAATTAGGATATAATGGTGAAAGAAAGAAAAAAATAAAAAGAATTACTCAACTGTAA